The following coding sequences are from one Capsicum annuum cultivar UCD-10X-F1 chromosome 3, UCD10Xv1.1, whole genome shotgun sequence window:
- the LOC107864575 gene encoding uncharacterized protein LOC107864575, with amino-acid sequence MGVLKPFQLLEINVISAQDLQPISKKMKTYATVWVHPTRKLTTAVDSEGGNNPTWNDKFVFRVDEEFLRQDTSAVQIEIHCGHWFKDSLVGSVRVLVGNLIPPPGRQHHKQHPHNLGMRFVALQVRRPSGRPQGILNIGVALLDSTMRSMPLYTELNKSAVGYRDLMEEDHLPYLQNQKTNDEKTITTTTTNKNISSTNNIVTTKIKPILLRTKSERSERVKFDDDVPKANISKVTRLPSKRNKKAHNYDNESSILSISLEPPPQMLVKKKGKASSVVSGDELKDKSNPKGKKGKSGSVLSDSVLSKDSSSIYNNGPKEDDKPKLKLIALKPTNEKKPTTKVVDEKSLTKPKVGDRQVDEPKEPITVMGKPITNYSGYEFGGPTPKGQGQNAKFVFGGPIKGNPHHWTDSEIGPSASEVAAAVAEKKYSLDDQKSSVLDGWSLDESVEGLKSKLERWRTELPPVYDHGHASSSYHSTGRHSRRLPRGSSGLFSCFGNILGFECQCVCGKPQKKYSTRFYSPSVGSKSLY; translated from the exons ATGGGAGTCTTGAAGCCGTTCCAACTCTTGGAAATAAATGTCATATCCGCGCAGGACTTGCAACCTATATCCAAGAAAATGAAAACCTACGCGACCGTGTGGGTCCACCCTACGCGGAAGCTAACCACAGCTGTGGATTCTGAAGGCGGTAACAACCCTACGTGGAATGACAAATTTGTTTTTCGCGTAGATGAGGAGTTTCTGCGACAAGATACCTCGGCCGTACAAATAGAGATACATTGTGGCCATTGGTTTAAGGATTCTCTCGTAGGTTCCGTTCGCGTCCTCGTCGGAAATCTTATCCCTCCTCCGGGTCGTCAACACCATAAACAACATCCTCATAACCTTGGCATGCGTTTTGTTGCACTTCAG GTACGTCGTCCATCTGGGAGACCTCAAGGGATATTGAACATTGGTGTTGCATTACTAGATAGTACCATGAGAAGTATGCCATTGTACACTGAATTAAACAAGTCAGCGGTTGGATATCGCGATTTAATGGAAGAAGATCATCTCCCTTACCTCCAAAACCAAAAAACAAACGATGAAAAAACCATCacgaccaccaccaccaacaaaaaTATCAGCAGTACCAATAACATcgtgactactaaaataaaacctaTATTGCTACGTACAAAGAGCGAACGTAGCGAACGTGTCAAGTTCGATGATGATGTACCAAAGGCTAATATTTCAAAAGTTACAAGATTACCTTCAAAAAGGAATAAGAAGGCACATAATTATGACAATGAAAGTTCAATTCTTAGTATTTCTTTGGAACCTCCACCACAAATGTTGGTGAAAAAGAAAGGTAAAGCAAGTTCTGTTGTTAGTGGTGATGAATTAAAAGATAAATCAAACCCCAAGGGTAAAAAAGGAAAATCAGGCTCAGTTCTTAGTGATTCAGTTTTGAGCAAAGATTCATCATCTATTTATAATAATGGGCCCAAAGAAGATGATAAGCCCAAACTCAAACTTATTGCTTTAAAGCCCACAAATGAAAAGAAGCCCACAACTAAAGTAGTTGATGAAAAATCTCTCACAAAGCCCAAAGTTGGTGATAGACAAGTTGATGAGCCCAAAGAGCCCATAACAGTTATGGGAAAGCCCATTACAAACTATAGTGGATATGAGTTTGGAGGCCCAACACCAAAAGGGCAAGGCCAAAATGCGAAGTTTGTATTTGGAGGCCCAATTAAGGGAAATCCTCATCATTGGACTGATTCCGAAATTGGGCCTTCGGCATCTGAGGTCGCGGCGGCTGTCGCTGAAAAGAAATATTCATTGGATGATCAAAAAAGCtcggtattggatggttggagtTTGGATGAGAGCGTTGAGGGGCTCAAGTCCAAACTCGAGAGGTGGCGGACAGAGCTGCCACCAGTTTACGACCATGGGCACGCCTCGAGCAGCTACCACTCGACCGGTCGCCACTCGAGGAGGCTCCCACGTGGGTCGAGTGGATtgttttcttgttttggtaaCATTTTGGGTTTTGAATGCCAATGTGTTTGTGGTAAGCCTCAAAAGAAATATAGCACAAGGTTCTATAGCCCATCAGTTGGAAGCAAATCATTGTATTGA
- the LOC107864576 gene encoding auxin-responsive protein IAA13 gives MELLDTGEKGSKMSKMEQDYNMDMCSEDETELELGLGLSLSSGGGGGGVGGKAKKSPWGEYGRILTAKDFPNGFSAGRSINGGAACGVSGTKRAADFTGSTTDVGSPPTGSSQVVGWPPIRAYRMNSLVNQSKVLNADEDKGAGSNDKKEHSKKKINHGNTNDDAASAKEKGHLGFVKVNMDGLPIGRKVDLNAHTCYESLADTLEDMFFKSTKSGEKEQATNSFKLLDGSSEFVLTYEDKEGDWMLVGDVPFGMFLNTVKRLRIMRTSEANGLAPRIPQKQERHKGKPI, from the exons ATGGAACTACTTGATACTGGTgaaaaaggttcaaaaatgtCAAAGATGGAGCAAGACTACAACATGGACATGTGTAGTGAGGATGAAACTGAGCTTGAGTTGGGTTTAGGACTTAGTTTAAGcagtgggggtgggggtggtggGGTGGGTGGTAAGGCTAAGAAGTCACCATGGGGTGAATATGGCAGGATTTTAACTGCTAAAGATTTTCCTAATGGCTTTTCAGCTGGGAGATCAATTAATGGTGGTGCTGCTTGTGGTGTTTCTGGTACTAAAAGAGCTGCTGATTTTACTGGCTCTACTACTGATGTTGGATCTCCTCCTACTGGTTCAAG TCAGGTTGTGGGATGGCCACCCATAAGGGCATACAGAATGAACAGCTTGGTTAATCAATCAAAGGTTTTAAATGCCGATGAAGACAAGGGAGCGGGCAGTAACGATAAGAAGGAGCATTCGAAGAAGAAAATCAATCACGGAAACACTAACGATGATGCAGCTTCTGCTAAAGAAAAGGGACATCTTGGTTTTGTGAAGGTGAATATGGATGGTTTGCCTATTGGAAGAAAGGTGGATTTGAATGCTCACACTTGCTATGAATCCTTAGCAGACACCTTGGAGGACATGTTCTTCAAGTCAACCAAAA GTGGTGAAAAGGAACAAGCAACTAATTCTTTTAAGCTCTTGGATGGATCATCTGAATTTGTTCTCACATATGAGGATAAAGAAGGAGATTGGATGCTTGTTGGAGATGTTCCATTTGG GATGTTTCTCAACACTGTGAAAAGGCTAAGAATTATGAGGACTTCTGAGGCTAATGGACTTG CTCCAAGAATCCCACAGAAGCAGGAAAGACACAAAGGAAAACCTATCTAA